The following are encoded in a window of Nitrososphaerales archaeon genomic DNA:
- a CDS encoding tyrosine-type recombinase/integrase, translating to MEVEGLTQELHAEERVEPAQLALAFVQDCRDRNLAPGTIESYSLAVKHFLEFLEQMRVHPFEVDRFTLKEYLRHRRSQSLDHKTLENNFTALSTFYGFLAFEGHVGGNPVLIVRKRFLAEYKEGTSDESSRKLISVEQMSALIHSILNPRDKAVAILLAKTGLRRGELVSLNVQDIDWADGAITLEKKRFKKRSGRIVFFDDECAVVLRRWISIRETMQLQTDALFVGETGRRLMRSGIYNMMVKYAERAGLHNSKSASIEDHFSTHNFRHWFTTHLRRAGMSREFIQILRGDKRRDAIDIYDHVDKEELRKAYLTCVPKLGI from the coding sequence GTGGAAGTGGAAGGGTTGACGCAGGAACTTCACGCCGAAGAGAGGGTGGAACCGGCCCAACTTGCCCTTGCGTTCGTCCAGGACTGCAGGGACAGAAACCTCGCCCCCGGTACCATAGAGAGCTATTCACTCGCCGTCAAACACTTTCTCGAATTCCTCGAGCAGATGCGTGTCCATCCGTTCGAGGTCGACCGTTTCACACTTAAGGAATACCTTCGTCACAGGCGGTCTCAGAGCCTTGACCACAAGACGCTGGAGAACAACTTCACTGCCCTGTCGACGTTCTACGGATTCCTCGCCTTCGAGGGGCACGTCGGAGGGAATCCCGTCCTGATAGTCAGGAAGAGATTTCTCGCAGAGTACAAGGAGGGGACCAGCGACGAGTCGTCCCGTAAACTAATCTCCGTCGAGCAGATGTCGGCCCTCATCCACTCTATCCTGAATCCCAGGGACAAGGCAGTGGCGATCCTACTTGCCAAGACCGGTCTCAGGAGAGGGGAGCTGGTCTCTCTGAACGTCCAGGACATCGATTGGGCCGATGGCGCGATAACCCTAGAGAAGAAGAGGTTCAAGAAGAGAAGCGGAAGGATCGTCTTCTTCGACGACGAGTGTGCCGTTGTCCTGAGACGGTGGATATCGATAAGGGAGACTATGCAATTGCAGACCGACGCCCTGTTCGTCGGGGAGACCGGCCGGAGGCTGATGAGGAGTGGTATTTACAACATGATGGTGAAGTACGCAGAGAGGGCCGGGCTCCATAACTCGAAGTCCGCCAGCATCGAGGACCATTTCTCGACCCACAACTTCAGACACTGGTTCACAACGCACCTTCGGAGAGCGGGTATGTCAAGAGAGTTCATTCAGATACTTCGGGGCGACAAGAGGAGGGACGCGATCGACATCTATGACCACGTTGACAAGGAAGAGCTGCGCAAGGCTTACCTCACCTGCGTGCCCAAGCTCGGCATATAG